In Clostridium sp. SY8519, one genomic interval encodes:
- a CDS encoding DUF6273 domain-containing protein, which translates to MKQRVKKRMRPFLAAGLSVAVMAGFLPQMAVPAYAAAGDPSMNLGTDVLKQYSNTDEAQILYYGDKTWKVIGYDRSGAASERNTIALLQYDYYGRFGEAAFDLPYPSNLFSNAYADSRLRKMVNAIADNFSSGEKAAVAAKTLKSGDYMAYNTDGIAGSEVKDALLWPLSTREASNVNPDIRLTAPYLQKAWWLRSPGNSRNKAAFVMKNGDINFEGDGLIKVYAVRPAFHLKLQSVLFTSSAKLGKESNPAGADALKSRSDQIAHSNEYLDANAWKVTVADDAHSGFAVSKTTLSDKGVSVSYKGAVPGYNEYVSAIITDKPITDADAKITYYGRIKNCTVGSDASGTVEIHTDGKLGDNDHLYLFNEQYNNDEKTDYASALQEIKKPEPAAEVSGTLLAKMTAKGRSSLAFTWSKVKGAEGYDIFLGKYGKKAPKKVKTIKGNKTFKWTKTRLKKQTAYKATVKAYVMKDGKKSYVRTSPMIYAYTTGYTRKYTNARSVSVKKSSLRIKAGKTAAIKATVRTLKKGRRLMPRGYAAKLRYLSTDRTIATVTKSGRIKGIRKGTCYVYAYAHNGVSKKIKVTIR; encoded by the coding sequence ATGAAACAACGAGTAAAGAAACGAATGCGGCCGTTTCTTGCAGCAGGACTGTCAGTTGCCGTAATGGCAGGATTCCTCCCGCAGATGGCGGTGCCGGCTTATGCGGCTGCCGGAGATCCATCCATGAACCTGGGAACAGATGTGCTGAAACAGTATTCGAATACGGACGAAGCGCAGATTTTATACTATGGGGACAAAACATGGAAAGTGATCGGATATGACCGCAGCGGCGCAGCGAGTGAAAGAAATACGATAGCGCTTCTGCAGTACGATTACTACGGCCGTTTTGGTGAGGCTGCGTTCGATTTGCCCTATCCCAGCAACTTGTTCAGTAATGCATACGCAGACAGCAGACTCAGAAAAATGGTTAATGCCATTGCTGACAACTTTTCGAGCGGTGAGAAGGCGGCAGTCGCCGCAAAGACACTGAAGTCCGGGGACTATATGGCTTATAATACAGATGGTATTGCCGGAAGCGAAGTAAAAGATGCGCTTCTGTGGCCGCTGTCCACGAGGGAAGCGAGTAACGTAAACCCTGACATCCGTCTTACGGCTCCTTATTTGCAAAAGGCCTGGTGGCTGCGCTCGCCGGGTAACAGCAGAAACAAGGCAGCGTTCGTTATGAAAAATGGTGACATCAACTTCGAGGGAGACGGTTTGATCAAAGTTTACGCGGTGCGTCCTGCTTTTCATCTGAAACTTCAATCGGTTCTCTTCACATCTTCAGCTAAGTTAGGCAAAGAATCCAACCCCGCGGGTGCCGATGCACTGAAATCGCGGTCTGACCAGATCGCCCACTCGAACGAATATTTAGACGCAAACGCATGGAAAGTGACCGTTGCGGACGATGCGCATTCCGGTTTTGCGGTTTCCAAGACTACTCTTTCCGACAAGGGAGTATCCGTCTCTTACAAAGGTGCTGTACCCGGGTATAACGAATATGTGTCAGCGATCATTACCGATAAGCCCATCACGGATGCAGACGCAAAGATCACGTATTACGGACGGATCAAGAACTGCACCGTGGGCAGCGATGCATCCGGAACGGTTGAGATCCATACAGACGGTAAGCTTGGAGATAATGATCATCTGTATCTTTTTAACGAACAGTACAACAATGATGAGAAAACCGATTACGCAAGTGCGCTGCAGGAAATTAAAAAACCGGAGCCTGCTGCGGAAGTAAGCGGAACTCTCCTTGCGAAGATGACAGCTAAGGGCAGAAGCAGTCTTGCGTTCACCTGGAGTAAAGTCAAAGGCGCGGAAGGCTATGACATCTTCCTTGGCAAATACGGGAAAAAAGCTCCAAAGAAGGTTAAAACCATCAAAGGCAACAAAACCTTTAAGTGGACAAAGACAAGACTGAAAAAACAGACAGCGTATAAGGCGACCGTCAAAGCCTACGTTATGAAGGACGGCAAAAAGTCCTATGTACGGACAAGCCCAATGATTTACGCCTATACCACCGGTTATACGAGGAAATACACAAATGCCAGAAGCGTATCGGTGAAAAAGAGCAGCCTTCGCATAAAAGCAGGCAAAACGGCTGCCATCAAGGCAACGGTAAGGACACTGAAAAAAGGCAGAAGGCTGATGCCAAGAGGCTATGCAGCGAAGCTGCGCTACCTGAGCACGGACAGGACGATTGCCACCGTTACAAAAAGCGGCAGGATCAAAGGGATCCGCAAGGGCACCTGTTATGTATATGCTTATGCGCATAACGGCGTGTCTAAAAAAATAAAGGTTACAATCCGATAG
- a CDS encoding SH3 domain-containing protein, with protein sequence MRKMKKKLVAIGLAAATILTAVPAMPAQAASASYAVKWAVATAADKKHGYSQSRRWGNPDYDCSSFVISAYKAAGIPTGGASCTADMRSSLTSVGFKDYSASELKLSTAGTKYLKAGDILWRYGHVELYAGNGKIVGAHKDIDGRPGDSTGQEISTKPFYSRSWTHVLRYQGSESSADTASTASAQTYAKGTYKVTAGSLNIRSQASNTSEVVGTVTRGYTVTVTSTSGRWGRFLYNGTPAWISLKYCEPAASAPTEVTVPTTRFTGKSSTKKKVTVRWSRVSGISGYRIAYKKKGAAKYTIKNLSAKKTSLTISAQSRKNYVFRIRTYVKVNGKKYSSPYVHAYTVKAK encoded by the coding sequence ATGAGAAAGATGAAAAAGAAGCTTGTAGCAATCGGCCTTGCGGCAGCCACGATTCTGACCGCTGTACCGGCCATGCCTGCACAGGCAGCATCCGCGTCTTACGCAGTGAAGTGGGCAGTTGCCACCGCGGCGGATAAGAAACACGGATACAGCCAGAGCAGACGCTGGGGCAATCCGGATTATGACTGCAGTTCTTTCGTCATTTCTGCTTATAAAGCAGCGGGAATCCCTACCGGCGGCGCATCCTGTACCGCAGATATGCGCAGCAGCCTGACTTCCGTCGGGTTTAAGGATTATTCCGCTTCCGAATTAAAACTCAGCACTGCCGGAACCAAATATCTGAAAGCCGGTGATATCCTCTGGAGATATGGCCATGTAGAGCTTTATGCAGGAAACGGCAAGATCGTCGGCGCGCATAAGGACATCGACGGCAGACCGGGAGATTCTACCGGCCAGGAGATCAGCACCAAACCTTTCTACAGCAGAAGCTGGACCCATGTGCTTCGTTATCAGGGTTCCGAGAGCAGCGCGGATACCGCGTCTACAGCATCTGCCCAGACATACGCGAAGGGTACTTATAAAGTAACAGCGGGGAGTTTGAATATTCGGTCTCAGGCATCCAATACCTCAGAGGTTGTCGGTACCGTTACCCGGGGATATACGGTTACCGTTACTTCCACCAGCGGCCGCTGGGGCAGATTTCTGTACAATGGCACACCGGCCTGGATTTCTCTGAAGTACTGTGAGCCGGCAGCTTCCGCTCCGACAGAGGTTACCGTTCCGACGACACGTTTTACAGGCAAGTCCAGTACAAAGAAAAAAGTTACCGTACGCTGGTCCCGCGTATCCGGAATTTCCGGCTACCGCATCGCCTACAAGAAGAAAGGCGCCGCCAAGTACACGATAAAGAATCTGTCCGCAAAGAAGACTTCCCTTACGATTTCAGCACAGTCCCGGAAAAATTATGTTTTCCGGATCCGCACCTATGTGAAGGTCAACGGTAAGAAGTACAGTTCCCCTTACGTGCATGCCTATACCGTTAAAGCGAAATAA
- a CDS encoding electron transfer flavoprotein subunit alpha/FixB family protein, producing the protein MEVKTKDLWVFVETNEDGSAKNVGIELLNPGRGLAEKQKGNLCALIVGSNVQPAIDEANTHGVDKIYVIDGPEYKDYSTDAYAAAVEHAVLTYGPTSMLFGATPNGRDLGPRVSCKLKTGLTADCTQLNYDDETDNIIWTRPAFGGNLMANIMCPDNRPQLGTVRPGVFKKGDKTEGKAEIINIDFHVSEDQIRTKILEVIKEAADELVDLEGADIIVSGGRGVGGPEGFEPLKELADVLGATVGASRAAVDSGWISHSHQVGQTGKTVGPKLYIACGISGAIQHAAGIGGSDCIVAINKDPEANIFSIADYGIVGDLFEVVPAMTEEIKRLRAE; encoded by the coding sequence GTGGAAGTAAAAACAAAAGATTTATGGGTATTCGTAGAAACCAATGAAGATGGTTCCGCTAAGAATGTCGGCATCGAGCTTCTGAATCCGGGGCGCGGTCTGGCGGAAAAGCAGAAAGGCAATCTGTGTGCACTGATTGTGGGAAGCAACGTACAGCCGGCAATCGACGAAGCTAATACACATGGGGTAGACAAGATTTATGTCATCGACGGACCGGAATATAAAGATTATTCCACCGATGCATACGCAGCAGCCGTAGAGCACGCTGTTTTAACATACGGACCGACCTCCATGCTGTTTGGCGCTACACCGAACGGACGTGACCTGGGTCCCCGTGTATCCTGCAAATTAAAGACAGGTCTGACTGCAGACTGTACTCAGCTGAACTATGACGACGAGACAGATAATATTATCTGGACCCGTCCTGCATTCGGCGGCAACCTGATGGCAAACATCATGTGCCCGGACAACCGTCCGCAGCTTGGTACCGTACGTCCCGGCGTATTCAAGAAGGGCGACAAGACAGAAGGCAAAGCTGAGATCATCAATATCGATTTCCATGTTTCCGAAGACCAGATCCGCACCAAGATTCTGGAAGTCATCAAAGAGGCTGCCGATGAGCTGGTAGATCTGGAAGGCGCAGATATCATCGTATCCGGCGGACGTGGTGTAGGCGGTCCGGAAGGTTTCGAACCGTTAAAAGAGCTGGCTGACGTTCTGGGCGCTACCGTTGGCGCATCCCGTGCGGCAGTAGACAGCGGATGGATTTCCCACAGCCACCAGGTAGGACAGACCGGCAAGACCGTAGGACCGAAGCTGTACATTGCCTGCGGTATCTCCGGCGCGATCCAGCATGCGGCTGGTATCGGCGGTTCCGACTGCATCGTTGCCATCAACAAAGATCCGGAAGCAAATATCTTCTCCATCGCTGATTACGGTATCGTAGGCGATCTGTTTGAAGTAGTTCCGGCTATGACCGAAGAGATCAAGAGACTGCGCGCAGAATAA
- a CDS encoding electron transfer flavoprotein subunit beta/FixA family protein, with translation MNILVCVKQVPDTTIIKIDPETNTLIRKGVPSILNPFDGYALEAAARIKDADPDTKIVLVSMGPQQAEAVLREGLAIAADKAYLVSARQFGGSDTLATSYILSCAVKKIEETEGKFDAIFCGKQAIDGDTAQVGCELAEHLGLPQVTYGLTAEVYEDGLKILREEEDGNTVIGVKTPCLVTFTKPAWDPRYPNIKRKLAARKAEIPVLGYEEFPGIDDSSIGLKGSPTKVKSTFVPEQKKGGIIIEGEDGAQKGQKLAAMLIDANII, from the coding sequence ATGAACATTTTAGTATGTGTAAAACAGGTACCGGATACAACGATCATCAAAATCGATCCGGAAACAAACACACTGATTCGTAAGGGCGTTCCGAGTATTCTGAACCCGTTTGACGGCTATGCCCTGGAAGCAGCCGCCAGAATTAAAGATGCTGATCCGGATACCAAGATCGTACTTGTGTCCATGGGACCGCAGCAGGCGGAAGCAGTATTAAGAGAAGGCCTTGCCATTGCGGCAGATAAAGCTTATCTGGTATCCGCACGTCAGTTCGGCGGCTCTGACACACTGGCAACCAGCTACATTCTTTCCTGCGCAGTAAAGAAGATTGAAGAGACCGAAGGAAAATTCGACGCGATCTTCTGCGGCAAACAGGCAATTGACGGCGATACCGCTCAGGTAGGATGCGAGCTTGCAGAGCATCTTGGACTTCCCCAGGTGACCTATGGTCTGACCGCAGAAGTATACGAAGACGGCCTGAAGATCTTAAGAGAAGAAGAAGACGGCAACACCGTAATCGGTGTTAAGACTCCTTGCCTTGTTACATTTACAAAACCGGCATGGGATCCCCGTTATCCGAATATCAAACGTAAACTGGCAGCCAGAAAGGCAGAAATCCCGGTTCTCGGCTATGAAGAATTTCCTGGAATTGATGATTCCAGCATCGGCTTAAAAGGTTCTCCTACAAAGGTAAAATCCACCTTTGTTCCGGAACAGAAAAAAGGCGGCATTATCATCGAAGGCGAGGATGGCGCACAGAAAGGCCAGAAACTCGCTGCAATGCTTATCGACGCTAACATCATCTAA
- a CDS encoding NUDIX hydrolase yields the protein MEYWDIYDKNKQLTGRKMKRNDWCLKDDEYHLTVLGVIARPDGRFLITRRVMTKAWAPGWWEVSGGAAQAGESSFDAVCREVKEETGLDVRHADGGYLFTYHRENPGEGDNYFVDVYRFVLDFDESDVHAQESETDGFQIATLDEIRAYAREGIFLHYDSIRQAFETDPAEQ from the coding sequence ATGGAATACTGGGATATTTATGATAAAAACAAACAGCTCACCGGCCGGAAAATGAAACGGAATGACTGGTGCCTGAAGGACGATGAGTATCATCTTACGGTACTGGGCGTGATCGCGCGTCCGGACGGCCGGTTTCTGATCACCCGCCGCGTGATGACCAAAGCCTGGGCGCCGGGCTGGTGGGAAGTGTCCGGCGGGGCTGCCCAGGCAGGCGAGTCCTCCTTTGATGCCGTGTGCAGAGAAGTCAAAGAGGAGACAGGACTGGATGTGCGGCATGCGGACGGCGGATATCTGTTTACCTATCATCGGGAAAATCCCGGAGAAGGAGACAATTATTTCGTCGATGTCTATCGGTTCGTGCTGGATTTTGACGAGTCCGATGTCCACGCCCAGGAGTCCGAGACAGACGGATTTCAGATCGCGACCCTGGATGAGATCAGAGCATATGCCCGGGAAGGAATTTTCCTGCACTATGACAGTATCCGCCAGGCTTTTGAAACAGATCCTGCGGAGCAGTAA
- a CDS encoding amidophosphoribosyltransferase, with product MGGFFAAALKEDCVFDLFYGTDYHSHLGTRRAGMAVYGEDGFNRSIHNIENSPFRTKFGSDVRQMQGHMGIGCISDYDPQPLIVRSHHGTYAITTVGKINNTEELIAEVFEDGHAHFLEMSGGEINKTELTATLINQKENLVEGIRFAQEMIDGSMTILVMTPKGIYCARDKKGRTPLVIGQKKEGFCASFEEFAYLNLEYTDYRELGPGEIAVMTPDAVTTLVKPGTDMKICTFLWVYYGYPSSSYEGVSVERMRNRCGELLAQRDGMTKEDIDVVAGVPDSGLGHAIGYSNASGIPFARPFIKYTPTWPRSFMPPTQKRRDLIAKMKLIPVHELIENKRLLLIDDSIVRGTQLRETTEFLYASGAKEVHIRPACPPILFGCKYLNFSRSTSEMELIARRVINEEEGRIVEDIETLSVYADPDTPEYAKMLERIRQQLNFTSLAYNRLDDMLDSTGIDRCKLCTYCWDGRE from the coding sequence ATGGGAGGATTCTTTGCGGCAGCCCTGAAAGAGGACTGCGTCTTTGACCTGTTCTACGGAACAGATTATCATTCACATCTCGGGACCAGAAGAGCGGGCATGGCAGTATACGGGGAGGATGGATTTAACCGCTCCATCCATAATATTGAAAACTCTCCGTTCCGTACCAAATTCGGATCAGACGTCAGACAGATGCAGGGGCACATGGGGATCGGCTGCATTTCGGATTATGACCCGCAGCCGCTGATTGTCCGTTCGCATCACGGGACATACGCGATCACTACTGTGGGCAAGATCAACAATACCGAAGAGCTGATTGCGGAAGTCTTTGAAGACGGTCATGCCCATTTCCTGGAAATGAGCGGCGGCGAGATTAACAAGACAGAGCTGACGGCCACACTGATCAACCAGAAGGAAAATCTGGTGGAAGGGATCCGATTCGCCCAGGAGATGATCGACGGATCCATGACCATTCTGGTAATGACGCCCAAAGGAATCTACTGTGCCCGGGACAAAAAGGGCAGGACGCCCCTGGTGATCGGACAGAAAAAAGAGGGATTCTGCGCTTCCTTCGAGGAATTTGCTTATCTGAATCTGGAATACACGGATTATCGGGAGCTGGGTCCGGGTGAGATCGCTGTCATGACGCCGGATGCTGTGACTACCCTGGTAAAACCCGGTACGGACATGAAGATCTGTACCTTTTTATGGGTTTATTACGGCTATCCGTCTTCCAGCTACGAAGGGGTGTCCGTTGAACGGATGCGCAACCGCTGCGGAGAATTGCTGGCACAGCGGGACGGAATGACGAAGGAAGATATTGATGTGGTGGCAGGCGTACCGGATTCCGGCCTGGGACACGCCATTGGATATTCCAACGCGTCCGGCATTCCCTTTGCGCGCCCGTTTATCAAGTATACCCCTACCTGGCCCCGTTCTTTCATGCCGCCGACCCAGAAGCGACGGGATCTGATCGCCAAGATGAAGCTGATCCCGGTGCATGAACTGATCGAAAATAAGCGGCTGCTCCTGATCGATGATTCGATCGTAAGGGGCACGCAGCTGCGGGAAACCACAGAATTCCTGTATGCCAGCGGGGCAAAGGAAGTGCATATCCGGCCGGCCTGCCCGCCGATATTATTTGGCTGCAAATATCTGAACTTCTCCCGCTCCACTTCTGAAATGGAACTGATTGCCAGAAGAGTCATCAATGAAGAAGAAGGGCGTATCGTAGAAGATATAGAGACCCTTTCCGTTTACGCGGATCCGGATACGCCGGAATACGCGAAAATGCTGGAGCGCATCCGGCAGCAGCTGAATTTTACGTCCCTGGCATACAACCGTTTGGATGATATGCTGGATTCCACCGGCATAGACCGGTGCAAGCTCTGCACATATTGTTGGGACGGAAGGGAATAG
- a CDS encoding N-acetylmuramoyl-L-alanine amidase has translation MTGKQMRKLAAAGILAAAAGMLTACGGGHTQETAPGQKTAADTQQQAETSAGKEAGSSASERTSGTAETEKKTGAEGTEKKAESSDTGKKSGTGETSGIGENSETDGSRKNAADGKQAKKPSNEEKTAEKTGSGHTVCIDPGHQARGNSETEPVGPGSSEKKAKVASGTSGTVTGLNEYELNLQVSKRLQTALKSRGYRVVMTRTSNHVNISNVERAKLANRSGAEIYVRIHANGVSDSSAHGAMAICMSPSNRYNAGLYKKSRKLSSDVIRHLCAATGARSEGVVERNDLSGNNWSKIPVTLVELGYMTNPREDQQMADPSYQKKLADGIADGIDQYFA, from the coding sequence ATGACAGGAAAACAAATGCGAAAACTGGCAGCGGCCGGGATACTGGCAGCTGCTGCAGGAATGCTGACTGCCTGCGGCGGCGGGCATACACAGGAAACAGCTCCCGGACAGAAGACTGCAGCGGATACACAGCAGCAAGCGGAGACATCCGCCGGGAAAGAGGCAGGATCCTCCGCTTCCGAGCGCACATCCGGTACAGCGGAGACGGAGAAAAAGACGGGAGCGGAAGGCACAGAGAAAAAGGCAGAATCCTCCGATACCGGGAAAAAATCCGGCACCGGGGAAACTTCCGGCATCGGGGAAAACTCCGAAACTGACGGCTCCCGGAAAAATGCCGCCGACGGGAAACAGGCAAAGAAGCCGTCGAATGAGGAGAAAACCGCGGAAAAAACCGGCAGCGGTCATACGGTATGTATTGATCCCGGCCATCAGGCCCGGGGCAATTCCGAAACAGAACCGGTAGGCCCCGGTTCCTCCGAAAAAAAGGCAAAAGTTGCCTCCGGCACATCCGGTACGGTGACAGGGCTGAATGAATACGAACTGAACCTCCAGGTTTCCAAAAGGCTGCAGACGGCCCTGAAAAGCAGGGGCTATCGGGTGGTGATGACCCGCACCTCCAATCATGTCAATATAAGCAATGTGGAACGGGCAAAACTGGCCAACCGCTCCGGAGCGGAAATCTATGTCCGGATTCACGCCAATGGGGTCAGTGACAGCAGCGCCCACGGCGCCATGGCCATTTGCATGAGCCCTTCCAACCGATATAACGCGGGCCTTTACAAAAAGAGCAGAAAGCTTTCTTCCGATGTGATCCGACATCTCTGTGCCGCCACCGGTGCCAGAAGCGAAGGCGTGGTAGAACGGAACGATCTTTCCGGAAATAACTGGAGCAAAATTCCGGTGACACTGGTGGAACTGGGCTATATGACCAATCCGCGGGAAGATCAGCAGATGGCGGATCCTTCTTATCAGAAAAAACTTGCCGACGGTATCGCTGACGGAATTGACCAGTACTTTGCGTAG
- a CDS encoding HAD-IA family hydrolase translates to MDYRLAVFDLDGTILDTLGDLHMSVNYALAAENLPRRTLEEVREDVGNGIRTLISRSVPVGTDPALEEKVFREFRSHYSRHCMDLTRPYDDIKSVLLMLKHIGVKLAVVSNKADAPVQKLCTHFFDGIFDITVGEREGIRRKPAPDSVFSVCRQLSMDPVEGVYIGDSDVDIRTAQNAGMDSISVSWGFRDEKFLLENEAQSIAREPKDLLRMIVGRLS, encoded by the coding sequence ATGGATTATAGATTAGCAGTTTTTGATCTTGACGGAACAATCTTAGATACATTAGGGGATCTTCACATGAGCGTTAATTATGCTCTGGCAGCGGAAAATCTGCCTCGGAGAACTCTGGAAGAAGTGCGGGAAGATGTGGGAAACGGAATCCGAACTCTCATCAGCCGGTCTGTGCCGGTGGGGACAGATCCGGCGCTGGAGGAGAAGGTTTTCCGGGAATTCCGCAGTCATTACAGCCGGCACTGCATGGATCTGACCCGGCCCTATGACGATATCAAATCGGTGCTGCTGATGCTGAAGCATATCGGCGTCAAGCTTGCCGTTGTTTCCAACAAGGCAGACGCGCCGGTGCAGAAGCTCTGCACCCATTTTTTTGACGGGATTTTCGATATCACAGTAGGCGAACGGGAAGGAATCCGCAGGAAGCCGGCGCCGGACTCCGTGTTTTCTGTCTGCCGCCAGCTGTCCATGGATCCGGTAGAAGGCGTCTATATCGGGGATTCGGATGTGGACATCCGGACGGCGCAGAACGCGGGGATGGACAGCATTTCCGTCAGCTGGGGATTCCGGGATGAAAAATTCCTGCTGGAAAATGAGGCGCAGAGTATTGCCCGGGAGCCGAAGGATCTGCTTCGGATGATTGTGGGACGCCTCAGCTGA
- the rd gene encoding rubredoxin, with translation MKYECEPCGYIYDPEVGDPDNGVAPGTAFEDLPDDWCCPICGAAKDDFKPAE, from the coding sequence ATGAAATACGAATGTGAACCCTGCGGATATATATATGATCCGGAAGTCGGCGACCCGGATAACGGTGTAGCACCCGGCACAGCATTTGAAGATCTTCCGGATGACTGGTGCTGTCCGATCTGCGGCGCGGCAAAAGATGACTTCAAGCCGGCAGAATAA
- a CDS encoding sulfotransferase, translated as MEKKLNLSHNLMGCTLGNWIALLRDNPITRENRPQAAFMTFVISLLTPPALAEKLIYDRRIKATRLKKDPIYIVGFWRSGTTFLQNLLTRDPQFAWFDPVNTVTFNNSILLRPILEKYMNVFLKGARPMDNLEYTTDLPMEEVFAQATISTQAISHMLVFPDGGRGTKYIETAFISEQSSRKKRQWRRAYDYILKKATFVKDGKQLLLKSPENTCRIDALKKCYPAAKFINIFRHPYALIPSTINMFTKEMDNFCLNTPAPREVIEDVSIDLCARVYRKAIHELEEMKPEDHIDIRYEDFCQDPEAYLRKIYQQLQLEGYAEARPYFEDYLDSQKNYQKNHFQLEDRIRRKINDRLDFYFDYYGYQMQQD; from the coding sequence ATGGAAAAGAAACTAAACCTTTCCCACAATCTGATGGGATGTACCCTGGGTAACTGGATCGCATTGCTGCGTGACAATCCGATTACCAGAGAGAACCGGCCCCAGGCGGCCTTTATGACTTTTGTGATTTCCCTGCTGACACCGCCGGCATTGGCGGAAAAATTGATCTATGACCGTAGGATCAAGGCCACCCGACTGAAGAAAGACCCGATATACATAGTGGGATTCTGGCGTTCAGGGACCACGTTTCTGCAGAATCTTCTGACCAGGGACCCTCAGTTTGCCTGGTTTGATCCGGTGAATACCGTGACGTTCAACAACAGCATTCTGCTGCGGCCGATTCTGGAAAAATACATGAATGTGTTTCTTAAGGGAGCCCGCCCGATGGACAACCTGGAATACACCACAGATCTTCCGATGGAAGAGGTATTTGCCCAGGCCACCATATCTACGCAGGCCATCAGCCATATGCTGGTGTTTCCGGACGGGGGCAGAGGCACCAAATATATTGAAACTGCGTTTATCAGTGAGCAGAGCAGCAGAAAAAAACGCCAGTGGCGCAGAGCGTATGACTATATTCTGAAAAAAGCCACCTTTGTCAAAGACGGGAAACAGCTGCTTCTGAAGAGTCCGGAGAATACCTGTCGGATTGATGCCCTGAAGAAGTGCTATCCGGCGGCCAAGTTTATCAATATTTTCCGGCATCCCTATGCGCTGATTCCGTCCACCATCAATATGTTTACCAAAGAAATGGATAATTTCTGCCTGAATACGCCGGCTCCCAGGGAAGTGATTGAGGATGTTTCCATCGACCTGTGCGCCCGTGTCTACCGCAAGGCAATCCATGAACTGGAAGAAATGAAACCGGAGGATCATATCGACATCCGATATGAAGACTTCTGCCAGGATCCGGAAGCCTATCTCCGGAAGATCTATCAGCAGCTGCAGCTGGAGGGATATGCGGAAGCCAGACCCTATTTTGAAGATTATCTGGACAGCCAGAAGAATTACCAGAAAAATCACTTCCAGCTGGAGGACAGAATCCGACGCAAGATCAACGACCGACTGGATTTTTATTTTGATTATTACGGATATCAGATGCAGCAGGACTGA
- a CDS encoding transglutaminase domain-containing protein: MVVIVLAVLLLASGCGRQHAVSQLFASDGLLEVPSDSEKLYAYRTLTDNEKLVYDQMVDTVKHRKSDVRLATSSLKVLKKSWQAVRCDHEEFFWVKNLSYELYKKDGKIQAIDISPKYTMSEEKIDSCRKKINKKVKGILKDAPRDGTDYDKVKYCYDTLIRTVDYDSSAPNSQNIISTFLGRRTVCQGYAYGMQYLLKKLGVSCTTVEGRARGINHAWNLVRMDGAYYYVDVTWGNSQYAFSQNGNENQTEKYINYNYLGATTADIQDTHTASDMIKLPKCTAVKDNYFVHEKLYFSEFDRQAIGKAIQKKYLQGASSIQLKFSSMDLYEQVIQYFVEDYHVADFCPQLKAFQYVDSMDSRSLLMIFPDQWEKEN, from the coding sequence TTGGTTGTAATCGTTCTGGCGGTTCTGCTCCTTGCGTCGGGATGCGGCAGACAGCATGCGGTCAGTCAGCTTTTTGCCAGTGACGGACTCCTGGAGGTGCCCAGTGACTCAGAAAAACTGTATGCCTACCGGACGCTGACGGACAATGAAAAGCTGGTTTATGATCAGATGGTGGATACCGTCAAACACAGAAAATCAGATGTGCGTCTGGCCACGTCCAGCCTGAAAGTCCTGAAAAAATCCTGGCAGGCAGTCCGGTGTGATCATGAGGAGTTTTTCTGGGTGAAAAACCTGTCCTATGAGCTTTATAAAAAAGACGGAAAAATCCAGGCCATTGATATTTCACCCAAATATACGATGTCGGAGGAAAAGATTGACAGCTGCAGAAAAAAAATCAACAAAAAAGTAAAGGGCATCCTGAAAGACGCGCCCCGGGACGGCACAGATTATGATAAGGTAAAGTACTGCTATGACACCCTGATCCGTACGGTGGATTATGACAGCAGCGCGCCGAACAGCCAGAATATCATCAGTACCTTTTTGGGCAGAAGAACAGTCTGCCAGGGATATGCCTACGGCATGCAGTATCTTCTGAAAAAACTGGGAGTTTCCTGTACCACCGTGGAAGGCAGGGCAAGAGGCATTAATCACGCCTGGAATCTTGTCAGGATGGACGGGGCGTATTACTATGTAGATGTGACCTGGGGCAATTCCCAATATGCTTTTTCCCAGAACGGGAATGAGAACCAGACAGAAAAATATATCAATTACAATTATCTGGGAGCCACCACTGCAGACATACAGGACACCCATACGGCTTCCGACATGATCAAACTGCCGAAATGCACAGCAGTCAAAGACAATTATTTTGTCCATGAGAAGCTGTATTTTTCCGAATTTGACCGGCAGGCCATCGGCAAGGCCATTCAGAAGAAATATCTCCAGGGGGCAAGCAGCATCCAGCTGAAATTTTCTTCTATGGATTTATATGAACAAGTGATACAATATTTCGTGGAAGACTATCATGTGGCGGATTTCTGCCCGCAGCTGAAGGCGTTTCAGTATGTGGACAGTATGGACAGCCGCTCCCTGCTTATGATCTTTCCGGATCAATGGGAAAAAGAGAACTGA